The DNA sequence ACAGACTGGCATTGTTGTCTACACAGTTAATAAATAGACCAACGGTAGCATCTTTGTCATGCTGCTGAAACCTGACAAGTGTGAGGGACAGTTTTCCaggacaattaaaaaaaatttcacatttgCTGAAGATCTTCACTTACATTCAATTTTTCATCTCTATACATGTTCATTTGCATTCAACTGTGACCTTCTCTGTTTCTTGAAatgattttatgatttatgtccCGGCATGAGCACTCTGTACCCCTCAGGACTCagtctcttcctcctctccctctttgtcTTACCCCATATAATACGTTCAGGATCCATGTGATGCTCAAAATCACTGCAGACCACTTCACTCTGTGTGCAGCATCTACCTTCATGCTTCTAGTCCTAGAAGCCTCTTCCTCTGCTTTTCCTGTCCTTCTGTGCCAGCATACTTCAGTTATTGTTCTACGGCATTTGGCTTTTGCCACAACAGCACATTTTCAGTGGAAGTGACAGTTATACAGTGGGCAATTTAAAGAAGTATAAGCTCGCAAATCTCTGATGAAATATCAGAAATCCATCATTTCTAATTTCTACAAAACTTAAAATATAACTTCAAATAGAAATACTCTCCAGTCTCAATCAGTTAATTCTAACAAAATACCACTTGGGCTAGTAAAAGTGAAATCAAATCTGATACGGTGCTGCTGGTCTGGTGCCACTGTGACTTGATGAATTCATTGTACAGTTTGTGTTGCAGTACTTACAGTTGTTTTTGACAGTCGACGTGCATCTTCTGTGGGAATCACACGCAATCCCATGAGTCTCCACTCTAACAAACGGGTCCAATGCTTTACCGCTCCTGGGGACGGGGAGGTTGGACCCACTGATCACCTGTagatagacacacacaaagatgcaaGAAAAGAGTCACTCGTACCACTAATACACAGTAAATATTAGTGAGAATAGAAGAGAAATCAAGACAGGCATTGAGGGTAGAGAAGAGGAGAGGGCTGTAATTACACTAGTCTGGAGAAAGGCTGGCTTATCTGCAGTCCTGTCACACTGAGCCTCCCCTTCCCTTGGCCCTGAGCAAAGACAAACCTGCATGTACTTATCACGGCATGCCCCGCTTGGCACTGATGAAGCTTTACAGTGTCCGGCCCAAAATTACAGTCCCTTTCCTCTCCTAAAGTCATGCTACCAAACACCCCGCGTTCTGCTCATTCGCAGGCGCAACGCTCCCTTCCTGTGGGCGCAAACGTAGCACTTACCATTACACAAAGAGTTGTTGTGGAAAAGCACATCATAGCTTATAGCTGACAGTTTTATGCTAAATAGACTCATGAAAGCTCAAGGGGACATATTGTTTTCCTGAACAGATGAATAATTTAGCGTTGAAAAATTGAAACCCCGACCTTACCATAGTTATGACAGCGAATGCTACTTATGAATCTGATTCACTGAGTTGAGAGCTGAGTCAAGGTAGCAGGATCTTCCCTCAAGTGATCAAATAATACAGAATGATGATGTGAATAAATAAAGGTAGGGCGTTTTCCCTGGGCACCCAAAAACAGAGAACATCACATTTATATTTCATGCATCGTGctgtgggtctgtgtgtgtgtgtgtgtgtgtgtgtgtgtgtgtgtgtgtgtgtgtgtgtgtgtgtgtgtgtgtgtgtgcgtgcgcgtgcgtgcgtgcgtgtgcgtgtgtgtgcatacatatCCTATTAGAAGACAAGGTCTGATGTGCTTTTGTCTAACTTGAGTCTATATGTCTTCATGAACTATTGTctgctaaaaacacatttctgtcatcAGATGTATAACAGAGCCAAGATTTATAGCAGGGATACTGTATGATAGGACTTTAAAACAAAGTTTATTCAAGTTTATTATGCTCTTTGTTTAGCCTGGTAGCagactaaaatatgtaaattaggACTAAACAGAACTGTACAGCATAAAGTGTTGCTTTAGCATCTGTCTGTTAGTTTGCCCTGTATTAGACAAACTGAACGAGTCCTTTAGAGAGGTGCTTCTGCAAAGAAATGTGctattgttttttaattattagggtccgagcactgAATGGTGCAAAGATCCTATTGAAACCCATGGGTTTATTCTACTCTATTGTTCTTTCGTTGGCTGACTTTTCATTTGGACTTTTGAAGGCCTGAAAATACTTGAAAACGCGTGAgactttgcacacacatcaggaccggtgaaaattttgatattttaggggaattgcATTggtgtgggctgcacagtggcgtagtggttagcactgttgccttgcagcgagaaaatccctggttcgcatcccagccttcccgggatctttctgcatggagtttgcatgttctccctgtgcatgtgtgggttttctccgggtactccggcttcctcccacaatccaaaaatatgctgaagttaactgattattctatattgaccataggtgtgaatgtgaatgtgattgtctgtctgtatatgaagccctgtgatagactggcgacctgtggtgtcccctgccttcgccccaagtcagctgggacagactccagcccccccacaacCCTGCTGAGGATTAAGCTCTGAATGGATAATGAATAATGGACGCATAGGTGTGAGCCAAAGTGGCTCCATAGCACCACCTtgaacatttcaaacatttactacggccagtacgtgtcacctataGTTATGAAATTTAATGAaagtttgtaatttttttccaatttttgcactttttcaaaagctagaaactcaaacaaggtaaccccgacagagctcaaatttggccaggatgtactccaggcatgggtgatcaaaagttaccAAAATGCTCCTCAAAAGTCTGAGAGTGTGGAAATGGCAGCTGGCGAAATTTCGACAATTTGCCATGACACAGGACATGCTGTAGTAACAGCCTGTACATGCTAcgatctgcctcaaactttacatgtgtcaTCAGACTCCAgtcctcatcacatccatatacagtcacagtcacagcgccacctggtggatagacaGGAAGTGATGCATAACTAGCccgtacatgctccaatctgctcCAGTCTGCCTCTAACTTTActtgtgtgatcagagtccgaccctgatgaattccatagaccaatatacagtcacagtgatagcgccacctagTGGATAGACAGGACGTGCTGCATatctagcctgtacatgctacaatctgcctgaaactttccGTATGTCATCAGTGACtggccctcatcacatccattagccgaaatacactctcagtcacagcaccgcctggtggacatgcttggatttgctgaccagcaaggatgcgaggacccattcaacgctgcttgcagctttaattattattgtatatGTTTAATGTTGTCAAAACCACAAAGTTCAATTAATCCTCAATGAATTGGGAGGAACACAGAATAGAGACATATATTTTAACCTGCATGACTAAATTAGATGTTAAGTAAGATGTTTGGGTAAAGAAAAGCCTTTAATGGGTATTCTCACTTTGATTCATTGCTGACAGTAGACTGATTCTAGCAGAATAACATCACATGTTCTCTCATCTACCTCCACTGCAGTTTTCTGTATGACCTCCACATATTGTCTTTGTAGTACAAAGCTTCAGATGACAGAGGAGCTAGTGTGTGACTGTTGTCCTTATGGACTCAATAGAAATATGTGACCCTGCTCTGTTCCGTTCACCCCTTGTCATGTGGCATAGAAGCTGtacattaaactgctgctgttacCATCCCCCAAGATGCTTAAAATAATGGAATACGGATAATTTATTAATTGGACCCTGGGTCTAATTGCATTAGATCACCCCTGCCTCTCCTTTCCGTTTACTTTCTGAGGGAGATAATCTAATTAAACAGACACTCTCGGGGAGTTTTACATCATTGTTGGTTCACAGCATCCGGCAGGAAAGTGTTTATCTGCAGGCAAAGAGTAGGATGAGCTCTACAATGCCCTAGATTGTGAagcatagacacacacatatgcatgtgTAGAGAACACACCTCCACAGACAGTCCTGTAACATTACACCTTAATCCATAAATCCACTATGAGTGGATTATTTAGAGTTCAGTGCTCCATAGCTGTACCTTGAGCAGCAGGTGTGTGGGTTTGAGGCTGTGCTGGCTGCAGCTGGGATCAAAGCTCCTCTGACTGGACGTGAGCACTACCGGCTTCAGGATGTATCCACAGCCTCCGTTGTCCTGGAAACGGCCATCATTAAGGTCCATAGGCAAACCCAGAGATTGGAAATTGAGAGCCACTGCAAAACACCATGGGACAATCTTGGAACAGTGGAAGCAAAGAAGCCACAAAGCAGAGGCACAAAAAAATAGCAGTGTAGGAACAAATTGAGAGTGTGTAAAGCTTGTTAAAATAAAGCAAGCAGCATGAGATGATCCCTGCATACCTTCCTTTTTTTATAAAGCTCTCTTTCATTCTGCTGGCGAGAGTTAAATTAtacaatgacttgaaatgtttcTGCAACAATGGCGCACATTGCATCAGTGAGGCATTCAGAATCCCTAGCTGTGCAGCGACTGCCTGTGTAGTGAATTGTTCTGCAGTGCAAAGCTCTGTGCTGTCGTGTGCACTGCGTCGTCTTCAGTGCCGTCAGTGACTGCACATTTCAGACATGTGAACAGATTACCagaagaaaagaacaaatttaATCTGAACAAAAGGTTTGATTTCCATCTCTATCTGGCTCCAAGGAAATCCCTGGTGATCctggaaaaacacagatttaatttTGTCTGAATCAACACGTTGCACTGGATCTAATTCTACATTTTCCCTGTGTCACAGAGGCCCAGTGGATGTGCTGCTCATCTGACTGCAATTGATCCATctaggctgctgctgctgctttgttctGCAGCCCCCTGCAACTGTGAAAAGTACAGATCACCATCCGCACAGCTGCCACCAAAGCACAGAGACAGTCTGCTGAGCGATCAGCAGGACTGCATGTCAGAGGCTGACTGATGGATGGAGGTGGATGAGGAGGATGTATAAAGGCAGGCAGAGTGACAGGAACACTGGCTAAGACAGTGTCACACAGATCAGGGTTATAACTTTAACCTCATGGGTAAATCATGCATTACTAGAGGGCTGCAGTATGTGAAGTTtagcattgattttttttaaagcacagttACCGTGGAAAGCCCTGGCATGTTATGTGGAGCCAAGCTCGATGCTCATGCTTGACTCTAAAGAAATaactgtggagaaaaaaaaaagctcagctCTGACCCAGACATGGCTGTAGtttaaagaaaagagaaaaaaaccccacatttaTCAGGTTTCAGATTGATTTAGAAAAGATGTGATAACGGCTGGGAGAGGAGCTGCTCCAGGGAAAACACAGATGAGGTGTTCAGGCTGCAGACtggaataaaatgttcttttcacTGCTAATCGACAGGATGCTTGGTCAGGTTGTTCCCTTTGAAGTTTGACAGTCTAACTTCTGGATTGCAATTCTCCTCATTTCAATAGCTTGTCATTGAttgctgttgctgttctgtgtgtgtcaaTAAATTGCTGGTTTCTGTTGACACTGCTGACTCAGAAATCAAAGAACATTTAAATGTATGTCTATAGGGTTATGATCATGGCCTGAACAGAATTATGGGTTATAGAGACTGAAGCACTCCAGGAATATTTCATTACCCCTTTTAAATCCGACATATTTATTATtagttaatttattattttaatgatttgctTTATCGcaaatttaaatatgaataaatcaacaaattaatgtAACTACTTCataatttatttaatgtgttaattaaactgattgtaatgtatttattatttatgcttTACTTATTTCTGTAATTAGATTGGTTCAATTAATTAAATGCTTTATAAACATTTTCAATTATTCCTGCAGCTCCCCTGAAGGCGTATTAGGTAATATTACACGCACTtggaaatttgacaaaaatatgtggaaaaaacgGCATTTGCATTTGTCATGAATGTAATTTCAGATTCCTTTACTTTGCTAATATTGTAGCATCTTTGCTACTTTTGCAGTTGTCTGTTTTTATGCTGCCATTGCACTCATTGCATTACTTTTTGCACTGCTGTTTACAAAACTTTAATTTCCTcattcactgtttatttttattgttagcagttgacactttatggtgcatttttcactttattacatttttttaatcatagtaTATATTTACACTattctgcattttgtgttttggtatatttttcaatttgctaatttatttgtattgtggtGGTGGTCACTTTTGCTTTCTGGTTGCTACTAACAACAGAATTTCTCCTGGGGGTCAGTAAGGTATTTCTATTTGACTCTATTCTatgacattaaaaccactgacaggttaaTCAGGGGAATTAAATAATATTGACTATCTCATTGCAGCACAATGTTCTACTTGAAAACTGAAGCCCTTGGCattgatgtggatgttactttatGTGTCCAACCttaacattgttgcagaccgaGCCCCAAGGCGTTGACCCAAAAACTCCAGATCTCAAACCAATCTAGCAACAGCGGGATGCACAAGAACAAGCCTGACCCACAGAAGGCCTCCAACACCAAAGTTAAAAAGCTCTTCCAGCTCACCAAGCTGCGAGCCGACGTTCCAGAACTCCTGAGGGTTGAAGTTGGAGGAAGAAGTTCTGGAGCCTGCAGGGTAAATCCTGCTGAGGAACTTCTGGTTGTGCTGAACAAAATCCAGACCTGAGAGAGCGGAAACACAACACATCAAAGGTCAAACATGTCCTCTGACACGCTCATTAATCTGAACATCCACAGACTTCACAGATGTCATTCCTATGATCTTGTACTATTTAATCCAACTCTCTGACTTAGTCACAGTGGCGATGTGATGCAGTGATCCAGTGAGAGCACTGAGGTGTTTAATCATTCATAACAAGATGCTTAACATTACTGATAAGATTACTGGATATGTTTTGTGAACTTTAACGATCAGattgctttaattttttaaaaaaaaagaatcctatAGAAAAGACAAACCAagttaattgttattttttccttGATGTCAAATGGAAAGAGGATATCTTAAATGGCTTTtttctgattagattttgatgtATGTATAATTATTCTCGCTCTGAGGGCTAAAAGACAGGCACACAGCTTCAGTCTGTGTGATATCATTACCACAGCTGTGTAGCTTTCTTGCCGGGCTTGACAAAACAACAAGGTTTTTACAGCTCCAGCATAGCTAAGACTGTTAATGGTCCCTGCCAGCCAAGTCAACCAGCTCATAATGTAGCTGTGTGTCTGGAAAGTGTCATTCCTCCTCAGCAGGAACAGATTTCACTTCTCTACATCACTCTGTTTCTCCGATATACTGCGGCATGGCAGCGTGATGACAGTTTAACTGATTATCCGTTGATTCAAACCTCTGTGGGCTCTTTTCACCTCTCCAGCAGTGGGAGTACAAGGCACATTTCTGggcttgtgctgttgtgttttattcccTAAAAAGCATTCCCCTATGCTGCAGATGCCATGTTCAATATGCTCTCACTATTATGGGAGTTTATGGCCCAGGATGTAATTGCGTTTCTCATCCAAAGAGCAGAGAGAGCTCGGTGTAATGATAAATCAAGTGAATCTGCTgggctcatcaaaattctattttgtaatatttagatttagtaattcacatttttattagcTAAAAGTTACGCTTTTCTTTCCCTTGTCTCATAACTCAGACTAATAGATTGCTTCTTACCTGAGGCTTTGGCTAACTTGCGAGCCTTCTTCTCTGCCATAGACGTGTTCTCATAGCAGTTCTGATTGTCCTTGGAGTGACTGAAGCTGACAAACTTGACAGACCTGGTGTATATCACCAGGTCAGACAAGGCCTCGGCCACCAccaccttcttcttctactcATGACAAAGAAACCGAAGGCAGAAATGAAATGCAGATAACAACAGACTGAGAGCTTTGTCCTCTGGTCCTCattcaaaatcattttgtttataCCTGTTTCAAGCTATTCTTGCCAAATCTCTGCTCTAGTCTGACTGATAAACCCCTAACTTACTTTCTTCTTTGACCCTGCCTTTCTTGTAGGCCAGAACTTTGGTTTGCTTTGCTgatcctcatcctcctcatcctcatcctcctcctcatcctcgcCCTCATCTGCACTCTCCTCTGCCCCCTCTGCGTCCTCTGTCTTAGTCTCACGTTTGAGCTTTTTATTCTTGATGAGGATCTTATACTTCAGGTCCTGGCATGTTCATACATACAAATAAAGTATAAATTCATACATGAATCAGTGCAAATATTTCCCAATAACAAACATGGAAAACCACCACAGAGTTGCATCAAACTATATCCTCAAACTTAGGACACAAATATCAAAACACTCTCTTTTATTGGACCAACTACCCCCGCTATGATTTGGTACAAAGAGGCTTTTCTTCAAAGAGTCTCATCGTTGCATGTAAACCACAGCCAAGTTCAGAAAGATaagaagaaacacaacagaagcaGCAGGTGTTTCaaatcacagaatcacacatCTGCTGCTACATTTCACTGTCCTGACTCCAAATCTGTCAGGATTGTTTTGGGCTCTGTTTGCCAATGAGCAGCAATATGCTAAGAGCAAATGAAACATTATGGTCTGGATGCAGCTCCATGATAAGCCATTTGACAGGAAGCCATTGTAACATACTGTATGCACAGCCATGATATGCAAAATTATTGCATTGTCAACAACCTGTAAGAGACCATATAGTGCAAAAATTACAACCTTAAGAGCTCCACTTGGCACTGCTTTACTGCACTCTTTTAGTTTTTAGCACTCTTACACAAAATTATACAGTCTGCAGAGCTAAAATAGAGACTTCGCTTTGGTCGAGCCGATTTAGGATATCATGTATGGCTCTTGAGAGTTTTGCCTCATGCTGACAGCAAAAATAGGATAAAGTGGTGTAATAACATGTTAATTAATTATAGCTTTATTTTGAACTCTGCTAAAGCGCTGGATAATTAGGAAATAGAACCAAGACAACTGGCTGTTACATCTTTGGCTCTGACAACTTGGTAAACAGCTTTAAAACCTTTGATGTAACTGGTCGGAGTGTCGTGCAAGTAATGAGCAATTCCGAACATCGCAGATTGGTTTCCACTTTCATAATTACATAGAAAGTTGGGTGTGAGGCTGCATGAATTTAAAACATGAATACTGATTTAGTGTTCCTGTTGCTGGGGTTAATAGTCAAGATGAAACCATTAGCACTGAGGCTCTTATGGAAAGCCCCCCCCAACTACCAAAGTCGTAAAGATAAAAAGCGAAATGGGGAATATGCACTCTGAGGATAAAACGTAAACCAATTTTTGCACTAAATTCTAAAGCAGTAGAAGTCAGACGGAGCAAAGACACTCTGGCGAGGCAGCACATGTTCATCCGTACTCAGAGAAAAATacccttcatcctcctcatcgtATTCAACCAACTAGAATGACTGTGTCGGTGTCTTCCAGGCCGGTTGTTTTGTAATGAGCTGAGACAGATGCTTTCAGAGGAGAAGTCAGAACCCAATCAGGGTAATATAAATGAACTATCAGCTCGAGCGCCTCAACACGCTTAAAGTGATGGACACTTCTCAGGATCAACCATATCACATTAGATTTTGTGATTCTCTGAGAGATTAAAGGGGCTCACAAATGCAGATGTCCATTTACTCCTACATGCTGGTGGAGGAGAGCAACACGGAGCCTCAGAATGAGACTAATGAGGCCCTCCGTGATGAAGAAAAGGTCTCATTTGCTCCTTGTTTTGCTTTGCAATGACAGACGATAAGGATTTATACATGCAAACACCGTCAGCCCTCTGCTTGCGCTAGCAGctccaacatttaaaaaatagattctTCCCATTATTTACCACTAACAAAGCCAAACTCTGACTTCTTACAGGTCTTACATTTGGGCTTGGGAGGTCTCCAGTGGTCGAATGATCCAGCGGCGCTGTCAGCAGCTTGTCCCCTAAGATAGAGATGAGGTACTGGGCCATGACTTCCTGCTGCTCTTTGCTGCAATGGTTTTCCAAAGACAGGATCACTGGGTAAGCAGACACCTGTCAAGAATTAATCACaccagaacaaagaaaaaaaatcacgatTTAGTCTCCATTTCCAGCAATTCTCCAAAGTCCAAAGTCTTTACACCCTTCACAGGGAATGGCTGGAATTGCTAAATCAAAGACAGTTTGCAGACAAGGCATTTCTATTAGAGAGGTTACTAATTAGAGCAAATGCAGCTCAGTAGGGACTCTTGGTACCAACAGAGGCAGGAGTGAACTAGATACCTAAGGCACCACTTAGAAAGAGGAACTCTGTTATCATGGAGCAAACTGTATGCTTTTACCTCAAAGGCATGTTGCTCCACGGTGGTGATGACATCCTTAAAAAGTATCTTGGTGGTGAGGGTGTAGCCATGGTAAACTACAGGCTCCATATCTGGACCATCCCAGCAGTCAATCTCCAGACAGCGGCAGCCTTTTCTCAGAGCACTGAGtcgcatgcacaaacacacaaacatgagatGCATAAGGCGATAGTAAACACAATGTAGTCTGGGAGAACTTATAAGTAGTGTTCTGGTGAAAACTTTGCCACACACAAGATCTCCATCATAACTCCTCTCATACCTGTGAGCAATTATATCAATAAATATCAATATATAATAACTGAATCCAACATGCAACCTATGTCTGGATCACCTCatgtaaaactacaaaattcGGTGTTTACATTTCGATTTTTCTTTACTAGTTTGGTGCATTACAATTACAAATGGATACAAAATGTGCCTTGGTCTTACATTATATTGCTTTTTATTGGCGTTGGGCAAAAATGAAATCGCTTTAACAGTGGAGCAAATAATCACGATGACAATGATGTATTTTCCTGCAAATGTATCGTGATGCAAGGTTATTTCTTCCTTATTCTCCAGACATTTTAAATCTGAATGAAATGATTCTGCTTCTCTAccagtttatttctgttttaaatgtaaatgattgTGGCATCCAGACTGGGTGTGTTTCTCCTGCTTCTATTGTGATGCTAAGTTGCTAAGGAGACTAAGCAGCTCTTCGCTTTGATGCAAAGACGTGAGTGGTATCAATCTTCAAGCAAATGAGTGTATTTTCCCAAATTTTTAACCACTTCTTTACAGCCTCAAAGCCCAAAGTCAAATGTTAACACAGATTTCAAGAGGTCACCAAGTGCCTTTTCTCTGCACTTCATTGCCATCCTAAGTATAAAATTCACCCTATAAGCTAAGTCCTACAATGTTTTGTTTCCTCACAGAACTGGAGTTACGTCCACTAAGtactatttgttgttttggtacATTCAAAGTGGATGTCATGGTTTAAATTGTCGAAAGCTACACCACAAGGGAGACATAAAGACGGAAAGGGCCAATTAAGGGGGCGTTCATGTAAACACAGTTTTTGAAGTTAGGACTGTGTATGTGGCAtggtatacattttttttccaaagtagATGAATGCATAGGGCAAGTTTATTGCTCTAGCTTATCATTGTGAAGTAAATGTTGATTGCACAATATAATGACTATACAATAATGAAACCATTGGCCTTTTGGTTGGTTCCCTGTAAGCCTCGCTTTCACTTCACAATTCTGTCTGACACCGGGTCCGAAATCCCCCAAGACAATGAAGACTTGCTTTACgattaaaagcaaaaactgaactgaaactaCAACTGACAAAAGAGCCATATTGTTGTTGACACAGAAGGCGAAGAAGGAGAATGACAGAAACTCCAACTTATTATTACAAGACATTTTACTCTGCCTTTAACATAGCGCTGAGATCTCAGTTTCTATTTCAAAGTGGGACTCTTAAAGTTGTTTCTTGCCAAGATGCTATCAGTAATcagaaaacaaaccaggagatTCTTTCTTACTTCCTAAGAGGTGTGAATGGTGTCCTGTGTTGTTGGTAGTTTTATTTGTCATGAGACACATTTTAAGCTCAAGCATTCTGATGatggacaaaaaacacaggTAACTAGTTTTAGCATCCCTTGCAACACACAGGCTCTTATGAGGCATGCTTTTCTTCACTAAACAAATACCGACCCAACATCtggtcattttattttcctcactCTCCCACCTGTGAGCGAATGGGATTTCTAAA is a window from the Amphiprion ocellaris isolate individual 3 ecotype Okinawa chromosome 3, ASM2253959v1, whole genome shotgun sequence genome containing:
- the LOC111573644 gene encoding 1-phosphatidylinositol 4,5-bisphosphate phosphodiesterase zeta-1-like; amino-acid sequence: MMKRSKAPSSRRAEIQHLYQCYASGHTALPAAALLRFLHKEQMELTANEETAESLIDRYEIEEAAKEKRSMTFEGFLRYMESKDCCVFDQAHTSVYQDMDQSLPSYFISSSHNTYLTGDQLVGKSHLFAYVSALRKGCRCLEIDCWDGPDMEPVVYHGYTLTTKILFKDVITTVEQHAFEVSAYPVILSLENHCSKEQQEVMAQYLISILGDKLLTAPLDHSTTGDLPSPNDLKYKILIKNKKLKRETKTEDAEGAEESADEGEDEEEDEDEEDEDQQSKPKFWPTRKAGSKKKKKKVVVAEALSDLVIYTRSVKFVSFSHSKDNQNCYENTSMAEKKARKLAKASGLDFVQHNQKFLSRIYPAGSRTSSSNFNPQEFWNVGSQLVALNFQSLGLPMDLNDGRFQDNGGCGYILKPVVLTSSQRSFDPSCSQHSLKPTHLLLKVISGSNLPVPRSGKALDPFVRVETHGIACDSHRRCTSTVKNNSLGPYWDADMNFSISVPELCLIRFCVKDQTGLLSSEFVGQYTVPFTSLKKGYRWVPLRSRDGCSLDPASLFVFVWYS